The genomic region TGCCAGCGCCAGCCCTCACCGGGGAGCATCAGCGGTTCGTCGGTGAGCGTGGCCGGGTCGCGCCAGTCGTTCGGCTGGTCGCCCCACTCGGTCGCCGGCGTCAGGTCGTACCAGCCGGAGGTGAACAGCGCCGCACGCAGCGAGTCGAAGGTCAGCGGGTGCGGCGCGCCCGGCCGGCCGAGGTGCACCAGCACCGACCCGCCGTGGTAGGCCACGATGCCCAGTCGGTAGAGGTGGTTGAGGACGTTGGTGTTGTCCGAGTAGCCGAAGTACGGCTTCGGGTTGGCCCGTAGCACCGCGTCGTCCAGGTGCGGGGTGACGGTGATCAGGTCGTCGCCGCCGACCGTGGCCAGCACCGCGGTGATCGACGGGTCGGCGAAGGCGGCGGTGAGGTCCCGGGCCCGGTCGCGCGGGTCGGCGCCCGCCATCCGGGTGGTCGGGTACTCCACCGGTTCCAGGCCGGACTCGTCGCGCAGCCGGCGCAGTCCCAGCTCGTACACGTGCGGGAAGGCGGCCGGCAGTCCGGCGGACGGCGAGACCACGGCGACCCGGTCGCCCGGGCGCGGCTTGGGCGGGTAGCGCAGCGACACCATGATCAGAAGCTAACCGAGCGGCCAAGCGATTTCCGGGCGGTGAATCACCACGAACGCCGCGAAAGCGGTCCTAGGCTGGCGGCATGGTTGCTCCGCGAGCCTGCGTCGGGGTCGCCGCGCCACCGCGTCCCGCGTCCCGGCCGCCGGTGGTGGAGAACACCCCCGGGACCGCCGGGCCGCCGCGCCCGCCGGTGGCTGAGATCACCCGACCGGTCCGGGGGGCGCGACCAGCGGCGGGACCGGACCGCGCGGGCCCGGTGGAAGGTGATCTCCTGGGGGCCCTCCTTACATCCCGGTCCGCGCGGATACCATCCAGGGAGTCGGACAGCGCTGTCCTTCGTCTCGACGTAAGGAGCGCACCGTGACCGACCAGCACGACCACGACGGCCCCGACGCCGCGCTGCGGGCCGACATCCGCCGCCTCGGCACCCTGCTCGGCCAGACCCTGGCCCGCCAGGAGGGCCGCCCACTGCTCGACCTGGTCGAGGAGATCCGCGCGCTGGTCCGCTCCGACGCCCCCACCGCCGCCCAGCGGCTCGCCACGCTCGACGTGACCACCGGCACCAAGCTGGCCCGGGCGTTCTCCACCTACTTCCACCTGGCCAACATCACCGAGCAGGTGCACCGGGCCCGCGACCTGCGCCGGCGCCGGGCGGTGCAGGGCGGCTGGCTGGACCAGGCGGCCAAGATGATCGCCGAGCGCGGGGTGCCGGCCGAGGAGATCGCCTCGGTGGCCCGCCGGCTGGCGGTCCGGCCGGTCTTCACCGCGCACCCGACCGAGGCGGCCCGCCGGTCGATCCTGTCGAAGCTCCGGGCGATCGCCGACGAGTTGGACACCGAGACGGCGAACGCGATCCTCTACGGCGCCAGCGACGAGGGGCCGGCGAACCGGCGGCTGGCCGAACTGCTCGACCTCATGTGGCAGACCGACGAGCTGCGGCTGGACCGGCCGGACCCGACCGACGAGGCGCGCAACGCCATCTACTACCTCCGCGACCTGTACGCCGAGGCCGCCCCGCAGGTCCTCGACGACCTCGCCGACACGCTGCGGACGCTCGGCGTGGAGACCTCCCCGACGGCCCGGCCGCTGAGCTTCGGCACCTGGATCGGCGGGGACCGGGACGGCAATCCGTTCGTCACGCCGACGGTGACCCGCGACGTGCTGACGATCCAGCACGAGCACGGCATCGAGGCCACCGAGAAGGCGATGGACCACCTGATCAACGAGGTGTCCGTCTCCCGGCGGCTGCGCGGGGTCTCGCTGGACCTCTCCGCCAGCCTCGCCGCCGACCTGGACGCGCTGCCCGAGGTGGCGCCCCGGTTCCGCCGGGTCAACGCCGAGGAGCCCTACCGGCTCAAGGCCCGCTGTGTGAAGGCCAAGCTGGCCAACACCCGGCAGCGGCTGCGCCAGGGCACCGCGCACGTGCCGGGCCGGGACTACCGGGGCTCGGCCGAGCTGATCGCCGACCTGGAACTGCTGCGCGCCTCGCTGGCCCGCAACTCCGGCCAGCTCACCGCCGTCGGCCGGCTCGCCTCCAGCATCCGCACCGTCTCGGCGTTCGGCCTGCACCTGGCGACCATGGACGTCCGGGAGCACGCCGAGGCACACCACGCCGTGTTGGCCCAGCTCTACGCGGCCGTCGGCGAGGTGTCTGACTACCCGGCGCTGACCCGGCTGGAGCGCACCAAGCTGCTCGCCGACGAGCTGACCGGCCGTCGTCCGCTCTCTACCCTGGACACTCCGCTCACCGAGGCGGCCCGCAAGACGTTCGACGTGTTCGGGACCATCCGGGAGGCGCAGGACCGGTTCGGCACCGAGGTGATCGAGTCGTACATCATCTCGATGACGCTCGGTGTGGACGACGTGCTCGCCGCCGTGGTGCTGGCCCGGGAGGCCGGGCTGGTGGACGTGCACACCGGCCGGGCCCGGATCGGGTTCGTGCCGCTGCTGGAGACCCCGGCCGAGCTCAACGCCGGCGGCGAGCTGCTGGACGAGCTGCTCTCGCTGCCCGCGTACCGGGCGCTGGTCGCGGCCCGGGGCGACGTGCAGGAGGTCATGCTCGGCTACTCCGACTCCAACAAGGAGGCGGGCATCACCACCAGCCAGTGGTCGATCCACCGGGCGCAGCGGGCGCTGCGTGACGTGGCCGCCCGGCACGGGGTCCACCTGCGGCTCTTCCACGGCCGGGGCGGCACGGTGGGTCGCGGCGGCGGGCCGACGCACGAGGCGATCCTGGCCCAGCCGTACGGCACGCTGGACGGCGCGATCAAGGTGACCGAGCAGGGTGAGGTGATCTCCGACAAGTACACCCTGCCGTCGCTGGCCCGGGAGAACCTGGAGCTGACCCTGGCCGCGGTGCTCCAGGCCACCCTGCTGCACACCGCGCCGCGCCAGCCCGCCGAGCTGCTGGAACGGTGGGACGCCACGATGGACGTGGTGTCCGAGTCCGCGTACCGGTCGTACCGCTCGCTGGTGGAGGACCCGGACCTGCCCGCGTACTTCTGGGCGTCCACCCCGACCGAACTGCTCGGCGCGCTCAACATCGGATCCCGTCCGGCGAAGCGGCCCAACACCGGCGCCGGCCTGGCCGGGCTGCGGGCCATCCCGTGGGTGTTCGGCTGGACGCAGACCCGCCAGATCGTCCCCGGCTGGTTCGGCGTGGGCTCCGGGCTCGCCGCGGCCCGGGAGGCCGGGCTGGCCGACGTGCTCGCCGAGATGCACCGCAACTGGCACTTCTTCCGGACGTTCCTGTCCAACGTGGAGATGATGCTGACCAAGACCGACCTGACGATCGCCCGTCGGTACGTCGAGTCGCTGGTGCCGAAGAAGCTCCACCCGATCTTCGAGAAGATCGAGCAGGAGTACGAGCTGACCAAGCGCGAGGTCCTCGCCGTGACCGCCTCGCCCGCGCTGCTGGAGAACTCGCCGGTCCTCCAGCGCACCCTCGCGGTGCGGGACACCTACCTGGAGCCGCTGCACCACCTCCAGGTGGCGCTGCTGCGGCAGTACCGCGACTCGGGCGCCGCGGGCCGGGCGGTCGCCACGGCGCCGGGCGGCCGTCGCGCCCCGAGCGACGGTACGGCGTTGGAGCGTGCGCTGCTCACCACGGTCAACGGCATCGCCGCCGGAATGCGCAACACCGGCTGACCTACGGGCTCGCGGCTCGCGGCTCGCGGCTCGCGGCTCGCGGCTCGCGGCTCGCGGCTCGCGGGGGCAGCATGCATGCGAGCGTGATGACTCGGAGGCATATTTATGCCGCAGAGTCATCACGCTTCTCGGTCGAACCCGAGCCAGCCGACGCCACGGCGGTCGCCGCCGGTCCGGTCGCCCGGGCCGGCACGGGCGGATCGTGCACCCGCCGGTGGACTCAGAAGTCGCCGCCTCCGCCGAAGTCACCGCCGCCGAAGTCGCCGCCGCCCATATCGGCGCCCATGTCGCCGCCGCCCTCGCCACCCGCGCCGTCGCCGTGGTCGGCGCCGTCGGAGAAGCCCTCCTGGTAACCGGCCTCGTAGCCGTAGCCCGGGTCGGCGAAGGCCGGCGAGAAGAGCGCGTCGGCGATCAGCATGCCGCCCAGCACGCCGGCGCCGGCGCCGAGCGCGGTCTTCCACCACGGCGTCGAGTACCAGCCGGCCGGTACCGGACGCCCCTGGTAGCGCCCACCGGGGTAGTAGTAGGGGGTGTCCCGGCCCGGCTGCGGTCCGGCCTTGAAGGTCTGCCCCTGCACCTCGACCTGCCGCTCGCGGGTCAGCTCGCCGGTGCCCTCGGCGGCGAGGAGCGGCGGCAGCTCGGGGCCGGGGTCGATGCCGAGCGCGATCCGGGCCGCCCGCGCGTACGCGAGCCCCTCCAGCGCGGTCTCCCGGGCCAGCCGATACTGCTGCACGCTGCGAGCCTGCTCCAGCTGGCTGCCGGCGGCGTTGTAGCGCTCCCCGGCGTCGACTAGCGCCTGCCGGACCGCGGGCGCGTCGCCGTGCAGATTCATCACCTGGCCGCCCAGGCGCTCGTACCAGCGCTGGGCGTCCGCCCGCACGTCGGCCAGGCTGCGGGCCTCCCGCGCGGCGGACTCGCGCCGCCACCAGACGAAGGCCCCGACCACCAGCCCCACGAGGACGATCACGAGCAGAAGTTCCATGGGCACGAAGGTACCCGCACCGGCGAAGTCGTACGCGTTTGGCAAGCTTCAGTGATGGACTTCCCGACGCTGGCCGTGGTGGTGCTCTGCCTCGGCGCCGGCGGCGCGGTGGGCTGGCTCGCCGCCCGGTCCCGCTCCGCGGCCGAGATCGCCCGGCTGGACGCCACGTTGCGCGCCACCCGGGAGGGCGAGGGGCGGCTGGAGCAGTCCATGCGGGCGCTCAGCTACGAGGCGACCGCCCAGTCCCAGGAGGCGGTGGCCCGCGCCGTCGCTCCGCTGCACGACACTCT from Micromonospora sp. WMMD812 harbors:
- a CDS encoding S66 peptidase family protein, producing the protein MVSLRYPPKPRPGDRVAVVSPSAGLPAAFPHVYELGLRRLRDESGLEPVEYPTTRMAGADPRDRARDLTAAFADPSITAVLATVGGDDLITVTPHLDDAVLRANPKPYFGYSDNTNVLNHLYRLGIVAYHGGSVLVHLGRPGAPHPLTFDSLRAALFTSGWYDLTPATEWGDQPNDWRDPATLTDEPLMLPGEGWRWQGPATVVQGRTWGGNLEILHWLMATDRVPSAAELAGSVLMVETSQELPSATEVFRILRNMGERGLLAGFPAVLVGRAKAWDFDRPHTLDERRAWADAQRAAVTRVLAAYADEPVVVFDVDLGHTDPQLIVPYGGEVRVDAVERRISVRY
- the ppc gene encoding phosphoenolpyruvate carboxylase, which translates into the protein MTDQHDHDGPDAALRADIRRLGTLLGQTLARQEGRPLLDLVEEIRALVRSDAPTAAQRLATLDVTTGTKLARAFSTYFHLANITEQVHRARDLRRRRAVQGGWLDQAAKMIAERGVPAEEIASVARRLAVRPVFTAHPTEAARRSILSKLRAIADELDTETANAILYGASDEGPANRRLAELLDLMWQTDELRLDRPDPTDEARNAIYYLRDLYAEAAPQVLDDLADTLRTLGVETSPTARPLSFGTWIGGDRDGNPFVTPTVTRDVLTIQHEHGIEATEKAMDHLINEVSVSRRLRGVSLDLSASLAADLDALPEVAPRFRRVNAEEPYRLKARCVKAKLANTRQRLRQGTAHVPGRDYRGSAELIADLELLRASLARNSGQLTAVGRLASSIRTVSAFGLHLATMDVREHAEAHHAVLAQLYAAVGEVSDYPALTRLERTKLLADELTGRRPLSTLDTPLTEAARKTFDVFGTIREAQDRFGTEVIESYIISMTLGVDDVLAAVVLAREAGLVDVHTGRARIGFVPLLETPAELNAGGELLDELLSLPAYRALVAARGDVQEVMLGYSDSNKEAGITTSQWSIHRAQRALRDVAARHGVHLRLFHGRGGTVGRGGGPTHEAILAQPYGTLDGAIKVTEQGEVISDKYTLPSLARENLELTLAAVLQATLLHTAPRQPAELLERWDATMDVVSESAYRSYRSLVEDPDLPAYFWASTPTELLGALNIGSRPAKRPNTGAGLAGLRAIPWVFGWTQTRQIVPGWFGVGSGLAAAREAGLADVLAEMHRNWHFFRTFLSNVEMMLTKTDLTIARRYVESLVPKKLHPIFEKIEQEYELTKREVLAVTASPALLENSPVLQRTLAVRDTYLEPLHHLQVALLRQYRDSGAAGRAVATAPGGRRAPSDGTALERALLTTVNGIAAGMRNTG